The proteins below are encoded in one region of Glandiceps talaboti chromosome 17, keGlaTala1.1, whole genome shotgun sequence:
- the LOC144448392 gene encoding uncharacterized protein LOC144448392, with amino-acid sequence MSPKLRITLVCLLVVTQLTLAVSANMCADEDWYFDVNTLRCKLCTVCLEELGQMESSPCNEFSDAVCIQPSQIVLPSFQPEVTTDSSGDPEDGTLPPFDPEYGVEILPGDPEERVGDEPTVKVEPINEEQQQIKKLDKEVKHWKYTSYALSVTVIVLSAIILAMTVYICRSLRHVKQIIIHHADSDGKMVKHDLEAGVFTNLQAEKRNHRLFSRDRLSTADFLQSLSIQDKKHGSQEGLFDQVIHPPPNMYRVDSNEDVFYESNTTKQTSDSDTVATSVPCNDATTAKGNIVTNEDNYTRNDARLQDPTVCTKATVPDFIPSVSQGHSVQQSDHKHTVVNFVESRGISVSTMKSFDI; translated from the exons ATGTCTCCAAAACTTCGGATTACATTAGTGTGTCTCCTCGTCGTGACACAGTTGACACTGGCAGTCTCAGCGAATATGTGCGCTGATGAAGACTGGTACTTCGATGTTAACACTCTCCGCTGTAAACTTTGTACCGTGTGTCTTGAAGAACTTGGACAAATGGAAAGCAGTCCGTGTAATGAATTTAGTGATGCAGTCTGTATTCAACCAAGCCAAATTGTCCTTCCAAGTTTCCAGCCAGAAGTAACAACAGACAGTAGCGGAGACCCCGAGGATGGCACTTTGCCACCGTTTGATCCTGAATATGGTGTTGAAATACTTCCAGGGGATCCGGAGGAAAGAGTTGGGGATGAACCAACCGTAAAAGTAGAACCCATAAACGAAGAACAACAACAGATAAAAAAACTCGATAAAGAAGTCAAACACTGGAAGTACACTAGTTATGCCTTATCGGTGACGGTGATCGTCCTCTCTGCAATAATCCTCGCCATGACCGTCTACATATGTCGATCACTCCGACACGTTAAACAAATTATAATTCACCATGCAGACAGCGATGGCAAAATGGTAAAACACGATCTCGAGGCCGGAGTCTTCACAAACTTACAAGCAG AAAAGAGAAACCATCGCCTCTTTTCACGTGACCGCCTTTCAACAGCTGATTTCTTACAATCGTTGAGCATACAAGACAAGAAACACGGCTCCCAGGAGGGACTTTTTGATCAAGTTATCCACCCTCCACCAAACATGTACCGTGTTGATAGCAATGAAGACGTATTCTACGAAAGTAACACTACCAAACAAACATCAGACTCTGATACAGTTGCTACCTCGGTACCCTGCAACGACGCCACCACTGCCAAAGGCAACATTGtaacaaatgaagacaactATACTAGAAATGATGCTAGATTGCAGGACCCTACAGTTTGCACCAAAGCAACAGTGCCTGACTTCATTCCAAGTGTCAGCCAGGGACATTCTGTGCAACAAAGTGATCACAAACACACTGTTGTTAATTTTGTAGAAAGTAGGGGCATTTCAGTCTCAACAATGAAAAGTTTTGATATATAG
- the LOC144448004 gene encoding arylsulfatase B-like — translation MDTFMLAVIFLSSIFTKLSLTESTPPNILFILADDYGWHDVGYHDSILKTPNLDKLAAEGVKLENYYVQPICTPTRSQLMTGRYQIHTGLQHGVIKPQQPNCLPLDEVTLAQKLKEVGYSTHIVGKWHLGFYKEACLPTHRGFDSFFGYLVGAEDYYTHIREGGFDLRRNETEVAQNYTGQYSAMIFAKEAQEIIERHDPEKPLFLYLPFQSVHAPLEVPVQYSDKYKGLIEDNKRRKYAGMVTCMDEAIGNVTETLRKSPMVKNSVIVFSTDNGGQILRGGNNWPFRGWKGSLWEGGMHGVGFVHSPLLEKNVKGTLNNELIHVSDWFPTLVNLSGGSLNGTKPLDGYNQWQTISEGTPSPRKELLHNIDPLTPLSVDDCESDEWWNGTPFNTSIRAALRVGDWKLITGNPGNGSWITPPESGKVPIHPHEKPGKRLWLFNIKNDPDEKKDLSKTEVGKVDELLVKLRGYQKMAVPARYPPFDPKSDPKLHGGSWGPWE, via the exons ATGGATACTTTCATGCTCGCTGTTATTTTTCTATCATCGATTTTCACTAAATTGTCTCTGACTGAATCGACTCCACCaaacattttattcatattAGCAGACGACTACGGTTGGCATGATGTAGGCTATCACGACTCAATTTTGAAAACGCCAAATTTAGACAAGTTGGCTGCCGAAGGTGTAAAACTAGAAAACTACTACGTACAGCCGATCTGTACACCGACAAGGAGTCAGCTGATGACAGGGCGATATCAG ATCCATACAGGCTTACAACACGGGGTCATTAAACCACAGCAACCCAACTGTCTTCCATTAGACGAAGTAACACTGGCTCAGAAATTGAAAGAAGTTGGATATTCAACACACATCGTTGGTAAATGGCATTTAGGATTCTACAAAGAAGCGTGTCTACCAACTCATCGTGGTTTTGATTCCTTCTTTG GGTATTTGGTTGGCGCTGAAGACTACTATACCCACATCAGAGAGGGTGGTTTTGACCTGCGTAGAAACGAGACAGAAGTGGCCCAAAATTACACGGGACAGTACTCGGCCATGATATTTGCAAAAGAAGCACAAGAGATCATAGAAAGACACGATCCCGAGAAG CCGTTGTTTTTATACCTACCATTTCAATCCGTACATGCACCATTAGAAGTTCCTGTACAATATAGCGATAAATACAAAGGTCTTATTGAAGATAATAAACGTAGAAAGTATGCTGGCATGGTGACGTGTATGGATGAAGCCATCGGAAACGTTACCGAAACTTTACGAAAATCTCCGATGGTAAAGAATTCAGTGATCGTATTCTCTACTG ACAATGGCGGTCAAATACTCCGTGGTGGAAACAATTGGCCATTTCGAGGCTGGAAGGGTTCATTGTGGGAAGGTGGTATGCATGGCGTTGGATTTGTACACAGTCCCCTCCTGGAGAAGAACGTGAAAGGCACTTTGAACAATGAGTTGATCCACGTCAGTGATTGGTTTCCAACTTTGGTCAATTTATCGGGTGGTTCATTGAATGGTACGAAACCATTGGATGGCTACAATCAGTGGCAGACCATAAG tGAAGGTACACCATCTCCAAGAAAAGAATTACTTCATAACATCGACCCATTAACTCCATTATCTGTCGATGACTGTGAGTCTGATGAGTGGTGGAATGGAACCCCGTTTAATACATCCATTCGTGCTGCTTTGAGAGTTGGAGATTGGAAATTGATAACTGGAAATCCAG GAAACGGAAGTTGGATAACGCCTCCAGAATCAGGAAAGGTCCCAATCCATCCCCATGAGAAACCTGGGAAGAGGCTGTGGTTGTTTAATATCAAGAACGATCCGGATGAGAAAAAAGACCTGTCCAAAACTGAAGTTGGGAAAGTCGACGAACTTCTAGTAAAATTAAGAGGCTACCAGAAAATGGCAGTTCCAGCTAGATATCCTCCGTTTGACCCCAAAAGTGACCCTAAACTCCATGGTGGTTCATGGGGTCCCTGGGAATAa